One Arsenophonus apicola genomic region harbors:
- a CDS encoding ProQ/FINO family protein → MTERQKLSLNRPRRVSEETTPKSSPVYRKKVWVNSAPKKQVKKPKPQKPVKPVTQKRVEKSQPVVKIKIPKPPQQPKKRLPLAEAISQISLFWPALFPEHQLRPMKIGIQQDMWQEVKEKCLPITRRRLRACLGSIGHHANYRALIHLSASRYDKDGQVAGEVTQADVEDNLQRLVRLNKSFQQPVDG, encoded by the coding sequence ATGACCGAGCGGCAGAAATTAAGCCTCAATCGCCCTAGACGGGTTTCTGAAGAAACGACACCTAAATCCTCACCCGTGTACCGAAAAAAGGTCTGGGTGAATTCTGCGCCCAAAAAACAGGTGAAAAAACCTAAACCACAAAAGCCTGTTAAGCCAGTGACCCAAAAGCGGGTTGAAAAGTCTCAACCTGTTGTTAAGATTAAAATCCCAAAACCGCCTCAACAACCTAAAAAACGGTTGCCGTTAGCGGAGGCGATTTCCCAAATCAGCCTCTTTTGGCCAGCCCTGTTTCCTGAACATCAGCTGAGACCGATGAAAATTGGTATTCAGCAGGATATGTGGCAAGAAGTGAAGGAAAAGTGCTTACCGATAACCAGAAGGCGTTTAAGAGCCTGTTTAGGCAGTATTGGACACCACGCTAATTATCGCGCCCTTATCCACTTAAGCGCTAGTCGTTATGACAAAGACGGTCAGGTGGCAGGCGAGGTTACCCAGGCGGATGTTGAGGATAATCTACAGCGTCTGGTCAGACTTAATAAATCGTTTCAACAACCTGTTGATGGTTAG
- the umuC gene encoding translesion error-prone DNA polymerase V subunit UmuC, whose product MFALVDVNSFYASCEQVFRPELKGKPVVVLSNNDGCVIARSRNARKHIRMGAPWFEIESFVKENNVAVFSSNYTYYADMSMRVMEVLAFLVPKLEIYSIDEAFCDLSGVSSTYDLTEFGFYLQKEIMKRCHLPVGVGISTTKTLAKLANFAAKQWQKTGGVVDLSLKDRQQKLMSLVPVAEVWGIGRKLSKKLQLLNINTALDLSRLPPDEARKFHSVVLERTVRELNGISCLTLEEQQNPKKQIICSRSFGNKITNFDFVRQSVCARAERAAEKLREEKQFCKLINVSIQSSRFSKKTGGFYRYGSQKLTYPTQDSRDIIKAATNILDNIWVADIEYSKSGVMLSDFYDSGVKQLSLFETEKPYKNSDILMQLIDEINRSSLAQIGFAGKGNAEKKYPWQMKRQYLSQKWTTDINQTAIVKC is encoded by the coding sequence ATGTTTGCGTTAGTCGATGTGAATAGTTTTTATGCCTCCTGTGAGCAAGTATTTAGGCCGGAATTAAAAGGTAAGCCGGTTGTTGTGCTATCAAATAATGATGGTTGTGTCATCGCACGCTCCAGAAATGCCAGAAAACATATTCGAATGGGCGCACCCTGGTTTGAAATAGAATCTTTTGTAAAAGAGAATAACGTTGCGGTTTTTTCATCAAATTATACATATTACGCTGACATGAGTATGCGAGTTATGGAAGTATTGGCTTTTTTGGTGCCTAAACTGGAAATTTATTCAATTGACGAAGCGTTTTGTGATTTATCTGGAGTAAGTTCTACATACGATTTGACCGAATTTGGGTTTTACCTTCAAAAGGAAATAATGAAACGTTGTCATCTTCCCGTTGGGGTAGGGATATCCACAACAAAGACGTTAGCTAAACTAGCTAATTTTGCAGCAAAACAATGGCAAAAAACCGGGGGGGTTGTTGATTTAAGTTTAAAGGACAGACAACAAAAATTGATGTCTCTTGTTCCTGTCGCTGAAGTCTGGGGAATTGGTCGAAAATTATCAAAAAAACTCCAGTTGCTTAATATTAATACCGCGTTAGATTTGAGTCGCTTGCCGCCAGATGAGGCTAGAAAATTTCACTCTGTTGTTTTGGAAAGAACGGTCAGAGAGTTAAACGGTATTTCATGCTTAACATTAGAAGAGCAACAAAACCCAAAAAAACAGATAATCTGTTCTCGTTCATTTGGTAATAAAATTACTAATTTCGATTTTGTTAGGCAAAGTGTCTGCGCCCGCGCAGAGCGCGCCGCCGAAAAATTAAGAGAAGAAAAGCAGTTTTGCAAATTAATCAATGTGTCTATTCAAAGCAGTCGATTCTCAAAAAAAACCGGCGGTTTTTATCGCTATGGCTCACAAAAACTCACTTACCCAACTCAAGATAGTCGAGATATCATAAAAGCTGCTACCAATATATTAGATAACATTTGGGTAGCAGATATTGAATACAGTAAAAGTGGTGTTATGTTGAGTGATTTTTACGATTCTGGTGTGAAGCAGCTTTCCCTTTTTGAAACAGAAAAACCCTATAAAAATAGCGATATATTGATGCAACTTATTGATGAGATTAATCGCTCTTCACTGGCACAAATTGGATTTGCAGGTAAAGGTAATGCAGAGAAAAAATATCCCTGGCAAATGAAAAGGCAATACCTATCACAGAAGTGGACGACTGATATTAATCAGACTGCTATTGTTAAATGTTAA
- a CDS encoding GNAT family N-acetyltransferase: protein MLIEYYKLQKKHLPYFYEIRFSVEENLVHPHQIKYLQRNQAVADIEQGGGWICKVNDVYAGFCFGIFIEKPIIGGLFVKPEYQSKGIGTELLNRVTNWMFEQGTDEIKLTTDPGSKAEFFYRRRGWEYIGLDEFGIQIEFKKKKT from the coding sequence ATGTTAATTGAATATTACAAATTACAAAAAAAACATTTACCTTATTTTTACGAGATTAGATTTTCTGTAGAAGAAAATTTAGTGCATCCACATCAAATTAAGTATCTACAAAGAAATCAGGCTGTAGCTGATATTGAACAAGGCGGCGGGTGGATCTGTAAAGTTAATGATGTTTATGCGGGGTTCTGTTTTGGTATTTTCATAGAAAAGCCTATAATAGGAGGATTGTTTGTTAAGCCTGAATATCAATCCAAAGGTATTGGAACAGAACTTTTAAATAGAGTGACAAACTGGATGTTTGAGCAAGGCACGGATGAAATAAAGTTAACAACTGATCCTGGATCAAAAGCTGAATTTTTTTATAGACGTCGTGGTTGGGAATATATAGGACTTGATGAATTTGGGATTCAAATTGAATTTAAAAAAAAGAAAACTTAG
- a CDS encoding HU family DNA-binding protein — protein sequence MNKTELINKVSEKSGLAKKDAEKVVNAFAETITESLKSGNSVQLVGFGSFQVKQRAERKGHNPQTGKAIKIAGTNIPSFKAGQKLKDAVK from the coding sequence ATGAATAAAACAGAACTCATCAACAAAGTGAGTGAAAAATCAGGATTAGCCAAGAAGGATGCAGAGAAGGTGGTTAATGCCTTCGCAGAAACCATCACCGAGTCTTTGAAATCGGGTAACAGCGTACAGCTCGTTGGCTTTGGCAGTTTTCAGGTTAAACAAAGAGCAGAAAGAAAAGGACACAACCCACAAACAGGCAAGGCAATTAAAATTGCGGGTACCAACATACCGAGTTTTAAAGCGGGTCAAAAGTTAAAAGATGCGGTTAAATGA
- a CDS encoding molybdopterin-dependent oxidoreductase: MNLKKRKLSKIYNLLMVLVFISISANSEIDYLYLKKDGETIKITRHDLEKLPSHSIVTSTNFTKKNEFLGVKFKEILNKYKITATTVRAFAYDNYSFTLPVKELLDYEVILAYKKNGDYMELSELGPFVIIYPRDSYPDLDLLSVNAKTVWQIKLLEFK, from the coding sequence TTGAATTTAAAAAAAAGAAAACTTAGTAAAATTTATAATCTATTAATGGTACTGGTTTTTATATCTATTTCGGCAAATTCTGAAATAGACTACCTTTACCTTAAAAAAGATGGTGAAACAATAAAAATAACGAGACATGATTTAGAGAAGTTACCCTCTCATTCAATTGTAACATCTACAAATTTTACAAAAAAGAATGAATTTTTAGGTGTTAAATTTAAAGAGATACTTAATAAATATAAAATAACAGCTACGACAGTAAGAGCGTTTGCTTATGATAATTATTCCTTTACTTTGCCAGTAAAAGAGTTGTTAGATTATGAGGTTATACTTGCTTATAAAAAAAACGGCGACTATATGGAACTTTCTGAGTTAGGGCCGTTTGTAATTATTTATCCCCGTGATTCATATCCAGATCTTGACTTGTTATCAGTCAATGCAAAAACTGTGTGGCAAATCAAACTCTTAGAGTTTAAATAA
- a CDS encoding plasmid partition protein ParG translates to MTGKKITFGSRPNKPNSDVDAWVESRFHNEYQKDKEKMKRLTIDVPESLHKLIKSACAMRGTKIADEVRELLYQKYGDL, encoded by the coding sequence ATGACTGGAAAAAAAATAACTTTTGGTTCTAGACCAAATAAGCCTAATTCTGATGTTGACGCTTGGGTTGAAAGTCGTTTTCATAACGAATACCAGAAAGATAAGGAAAAGATGAAGAGGTTGACAATAGATGTTCCTGAAAGTCTTCATAAGCTCATTAAATCAGCTTGCGCCATGAGAGGGACCAAGATTGCTGATGAAGTCAGGGAATTACTTTATCAAAAGTATGGAGATTTATAA
- a CDS encoding replication initiator protein A, which yields MTDLTTKTRKHNLKTLRPHKHKQLEFFIADDIDITSFRDEMASMEHPFFALKGGDTKVRIYKNGNTIVTIRPAAEIGLATVFDKDIWIYATSKLQEAINNNQPISRTITFTPYDFFITTNRDKGGRSYLELEKALSRLKGTTIKTNIIYSEDKQETIEFGLIDSWRIIEEKKGKLEIGMVEITLPDWLYQAITKTKVLQISPDYFRIRKAIDRRIYEIARKHCGNQHEFIISLEKLHLKTGSVSSIRLFKQKLKTLFTNNDLPDYEVLFDPSSDKVTFKNRNQNCPKVEASRKREKGKKEIFKIKNHLIK from the coding sequence ATGACTGATCTTACAACGAAAACGAGAAAACACAATTTGAAAACGTTACGTCCACATAAGCATAAACAGCTAGAATTTTTTATTGCTGATGATATAGATATCACGTCATTCCGCGATGAGATGGCTAGTATGGAGCATCCTTTCTTTGCATTAAAAGGTGGAGATACAAAAGTAAGAATTTATAAAAATGGGAATACTATTGTTACTATTAGACCAGCTGCTGAGATAGGATTAGCAACTGTTTTTGATAAAGATATCTGGATTTATGCTACTTCTAAACTTCAAGAAGCAATTAATAATAATCAGCCAATAAGTAGAACTATTACTTTTACTCCTTATGATTTTTTCATCACGACCAACCGAGATAAAGGCGGACGTTCTTATCTTGAATTAGAAAAAGCCTTGTCTAGGTTGAAAGGAACAACAATTAAAACCAATATTATTTACTCAGAAGATAAACAAGAAACAATAGAATTTGGATTAATTGATAGTTGGCGAATAATAGAAGAGAAAAAGGGAAAGCTGGAAATAGGAATGGTGGAAATCACTCTACCCGATTGGTTGTATCAAGCAATAACTAAAACTAAAGTTTTGCAAATAAGTCCTGATTATTTTCGGATACGAAAAGCGATAGATCGAAGGATTTATGAGATTGCACGTAAGCATTGTGGAAATCAGCATGAGTTTATTATCTCACTTGAAAAATTACATTTAAAAACAGGTAGCGTTTCAAGTATACGTTTGTTTAAACAAAAATTAAAAACATTATTTACAAATAATGACCTCCCTGATTATGAAGTTCTCTTTGATCCATCCTCAGACAAAGTAACTTTTAAAAATCGAAATCAAAATTGTCCTAAAGTCGAAGCATCGCGCAAGAGAGAGAAAGGCAAGAAAGAGATTTTTAAGATTAAAAATCATTTAATAAAATGA
- a CDS encoding GIY-YIG nuclease family protein, translated as MEISKNQSTKLEGDEEKKLKTINSRIPNLPGVYFFFGENEFLPIYIGKSINLKKRVLSHFYTRNIRLINQLKYIHWQTTAGEIGALLLEARLIKQYHPIFNKRLRKHRELCAFQVTNKKINIVYAKEIDFSKAENLYGLYKNRFTALEKLKSIADENHLCYCKLGLEKTRASGCFRLQLGLCHGVCINKESQEHHHSRVLRAFKQHKLAVWPYKGAIGITEKGVQQTQIHIVNNWVYLGSVENLNETLTFNHAMDKFDRDMYKILCRYLSKKNITIIPL; from the coding sequence ATGGAAATCAGTAAAAACCAATCCACTAAACTAGAAGGTGATGAAGAAAAAAAACTAAAGACGATAAACTCCCGCATTCCCAATTTACCGGGTGTCTATTTTTTTTTCGGTGAAAATGAGTTTTTGCCAATCTATATTGGGAAAAGTATAAATCTTAAAAAAAGAGTCCTATCCCACTTTTATACAAGGAATATCAGATTAATAAATCAACTTAAATATATTCACTGGCAAACCACGGCAGGTGAAATAGGCGCCCTGTTACTCGAGGCTAGATTAATTAAACAATATCACCCCATCTTTAATAAGCGCTTAAGGAAACACCGGGAACTTTGTGCTTTTCAGGTTACAAACAAAAAAATTAATATTGTGTATGCGAAAGAAATTGACTTTTCGAAAGCAGAAAATCTATACGGTTTGTATAAAAATCGGTTTACAGCTTTAGAAAAGCTTAAATCCATTGCAGATGAAAATCATCTCTGTTATTGCAAACTAGGTCTCGAGAAGACGAGAGCATCTGGCTGCTTTCGCCTTCAGCTCGGCTTATGTCACGGAGTTTGTATTAACAAAGAAAGTCAAGAACATCATCACAGTAGGGTTTTACGCGCGTTTAAACAACATAAGTTAGCAGTTTGGCCTTACAAGGGCGCCATTGGTATTACGGAAAAAGGGGTTCAACAAACGCAAATTCATATCGTGAATAATTGGGTTTATTTGGGTTCGGTTGAAAATCTCAATGAAACATTAACATTTAATCATGCAATGGATAAATTTGACCGTGATATGTATAAGATTTTGTGTCGCTATTTATCAAAGAAGAATATCACTATCATTCCTTTGTGA
- a CDS encoding Rop family plasmid primer RNA-binding protein, with the protein MTKQELSTLNMAGFIKSQTLILLDKLNQLNLDDCADECEELHEMAEVLYLKLRQRLDKK; encoded by the coding sequence ATGACAAAACAAGAACTCTCTACCTTAAATATGGCGGGCTTTATCAAAAGTCAAACCTTAATCCTCTTGGATAAGCTCAATCAGCTTAATCTGGATGACTGTGCAGATGAGTGCGAAGAGTTGCATGAAATGGCAGAGGTACTTTATCTTAAATTAAGACAACGTTTGGATAAAAAATAA
- a CDS encoding Rpn family recombination-promoting nuclease/putative transposase, whose product MSKKFTPTPHDSLFKQFLSEKETAKDFFTIWLPDEIKSLCDLNSLKLESGSFIDSEMKNYQSDILYSVKTEKGKGYFYLLIEQQSTPDKLMAWRLMRYSMAAMQKHLEAGHKKLPLVFPILFYTGEKSPYPYSTDWFDCFSGRDIAEKIYTKPFKLVDVTTLNDGEIMQHKRLALLELIQKHIRRRDMTELLSEIVQLLSYNYYSDNQVITLFNYLIQEGNAEQPAKLIKEIAKQSEKHEEALMNIAQGLRQEGIQEGIQKGKLEGMQEGIQKGIQKGKLEGEKQASLKIARQMLESGMDRQSVMKFTSLTDSELKNLFKD is encoded by the coding sequence ATGAGTAAAAAATTCACCCCAACGCCCCACGATAGTCTATTTAAGCAGTTTTTAAGTGAAAAAGAGACGGCAAAAGATTTCTTTACTATCTGGCTACCGGATGAGATTAAATCACTTTGTGATTTAAATAGCCTTAAATTGGAATCCGGCTCATTTATCGATAGTGAGATGAAAAATTACCAGAGTGATATTTTGTACTCCGTTAAAACAGAAAAAGGAAAAGGCTATTTCTATCTCCTGATTGAGCAGCAGTCTACACCCGATAAGCTGATGGCATGGCGACTGATGCGTTATAGCATGGCTGCAATGCAAAAACATTTAGAGGCGGGCCACAAAAAATTACCTTTGGTATTTCCTATCCTCTTTTACACGGGTGAGAAAAGTCCTTATCCCTATAGTACAGATTGGTTCGACTGTTTTAGTGGGCGGGATATTGCCGAAAAGATTTATACCAAACCGTTTAAGTTAGTGGATGTCACCACACTTAATGATGGTGAAATCATGCAGCACAAACGATTGGCTTTGCTTGAGCTCATTCAAAAGCACATTCGCAGACGGGATATGACCGAGCTTTTGAGTGAAATTGTTCAATTATTATCGTATAATTATTACTCCGATAATCAGGTGATAACGTTGTTTAATTACCTCATACAGGAAGGTAATGCAGAACAGCCAGCAAAGTTAATCAAAGAGATAGCCAAACAGTCAGAGAAGCATGAGGAGGCACTGATGAACATCGCTCAAGGATTAAGACAAGAGGGTATTCAAGAAGGAATACAAAAAGGCAAACTGGAAGGAATGCAAGAAGGCATCCAGAAAGGCATCCAGAAAGGCAAGCTGGAAGGCGAAAAACAGGCCTCGCTAAAGATTGCTCGGCAAATGCTGGAAAGCGGCATGGACAGACAATCGGTGATGAAATTCACAAGCCTTACGGATTCTGAGTTAAAAAACCTGTTTAAAGACTAA
- the parA gene encoding ParA family partition ATPase, with translation MIISVLNQKGGVGKTTLSVNIASRIAATGERVLLLDADPQGSALDWSAAREEKLLFSVLGLPRATIHKDVSKFIDDYNHIVIDGPPRVTDLARSAIMASDFVLIPVQPSPYDVWASQEVITLIEEAKIYKEKLKSAFVINRKIVNTAIGRDVNDALAIYDTKVFNSTISQRVIFAEAAAIGKAVFELDINCAASKEIYDLVDEIMKQRII, from the coding sequence ATGATTATCTCTGTATTAAATCAAAAAGGCGGGGTGGGAAAAACTACGCTAAGTGTTAATATTGCATCTCGAATAGCGGCTACCGGGGAACGAGTTTTGCTCCTTGATGCTGATCCTCAAGGTAGTGCTTTGGATTGGTCTGCGGCAAGAGAAGAAAAATTATTATTTTCTGTTCTTGGTCTTCCTAGGGCTACTATTCATAAAGATGTTAGTAAATTTATTGATGACTATAATCATATTGTTATAGATGGCCCCCCTAGAGTTACAGATTTAGCACGTTCTGCGATAATGGCTTCTGATTTTGTTCTTATTCCAGTTCAACCTTCCCCATATGACGTTTGGGCATCTCAAGAAGTTATTACATTAATTGAAGAAGCAAAAATTTATAAAGAAAAACTTAAATCTGCATTTGTTATTAATCGTAAAATCGTAAATACAGCGATAGGGCGTGATGTAAATGATGCTTTGGCGATTTATGATACAAAAGTTTTTAATAGTACTATATCACAACGGGTTATATTTGCAGAAGCCGCCGCAATCGGTAAAGCTGTATTTGAGTTAGATATAAATTGTGCTGCATCGAAAGAAATTTATGATTTGGTTGATGAGATAATGAAACAGAGAATAATATGA
- a CDS encoding sensor histidine kinase, with the protein MLSFEKMKTHLLISSVHEDDEFINNKEVFKSKIKILKNKSELNDNFFYNKKIIYITNDLLIKLNSFDYLYKKYKQYIVSKKELISLIEIIELDLVNLQEVIYEVQISKFNDIKSSVIKNSDISSKFAVVSFILLILIIFNMFSLQQTLKKKNIFISSIYHELSSSIQKIIIATDIIQYQLAKNQLRDELSVISKHAKKIMEQTKEILEYSKLEIGRIKIVKSLFSLDKVVEDILNDITVINDNEIKIFNSCEDINILSDRSKIYRILINLIENANKFTVNGTIIIHVKIIKNNLLIKVKDNGLGFDKKKIKYLFKAFNQGAEKNTRQGLGLGLTIVDNYIKILQGKIYIKSIPNIGSSFLIIVPIEVSEKQT; encoded by the coding sequence ATGCTTTCATTTGAAAAAATGAAGACTCATTTATTAATTTCTTCAGTACATGAAGATGATGAATTTATTAATAATAAAGAAGTATTTAAATCAAAAATAAAAATTTTAAAGAATAAATCAGAATTAAATGATAATTTTTTTTATAATAAAAAAATTATATATATTACAAATGATTTACTTATTAAATTAAATTCATTTGATTATTTATATAAAAAATACAAACAATATATTGTCAGTAAAAAAGAATTGATATCATTAATTGAAATAATTGAGCTAGATCTTGTTAATTTACAAGAGGTGATATATGAAGTGCAAATTAGTAAATTTAATGATATAAAATCATCAGTAATAAAAAATTCAGATATTTCTTCTAAGTTTGCTGTAGTATCATTTATTTTGTTAATTTTAATTATTTTTAATATGTTTTCTTTACAACAAACACTAAAGAAAAAAAATATTTTCATATCATCTATATATCATGAGCTATCTAGTTCTATACAGAAAATAATAATTGCCACTGATATTATTCAATACCAATTAGCAAAAAACCAATTACGTGATGAATTGTCAGTCATTTCTAAACATGCAAAAAAAATAATGGAGCAGACAAAAGAAATCTTAGAATACTCGAAGTTAGAAATAGGAAGAATCAAAATAGTGAAAAGTTTATTTTCTCTTGACAAGGTTGTTGAGGATATTTTAAATGACATTACAGTTATCAATGATAATGAAATTAAAATATTTAATTCTTGTGAAGATATAAATATACTATCTGATAGATCAAAAATATATAGGATTTTAATAAATTTAATAGAGAATGCTAATAAATTTACAGTTAACGGAACAATTATAATTCATGTAAAAATTATAAAAAATAATTTATTGATAAAAGTAAAGGATAATGGGTTGGGATTTGATAAGAAAAAAATTAAATACTTATTTAAAGCCTTCAATCAAGGCGCTGAGAAAAATACAAGGCAAGGGCTTGGTCTAGGCTTAACTATTGTAGATAATTATATCAAAATTTTACAGGGAAAGATTTATATAAAATCAATCCCAAATATTGGTTCATCGTTTTTAATAATAGTTCCAATAGAAGTATCAGAAAAACAAACTTGA